A single genomic interval of Corylus avellana chromosome ca10, CavTom2PMs-1.0 harbors:
- the LOC132163489 gene encoding cyanogenic beta-glucosidase-like isoform X2: MAFQGYRLLLGLLVFVGSLIDNSIAVKLRHHTASLNRSSFPAGFIFGTASAAYQYEGAAHEGGRGPSIWDTYAHRYPGRIKDGSNGDVAVDQYHHYKEDVGIMKEMGLDAYRFSISWSRVLPKGKLSGGVNRKGIKYYNNLINELLNNGLKPFVTLFHLDLPQALEDEYGGFLSPQIVDDFRDYVELCFKEFGDRVKHWITLNEPWSCSVGGYASGQIAPGRCSSWLNMNCTGGDSGTEPYLVAHYQLLAHAAAVQAYKQKYQAAQKGVIGITLNSHWMIPFSNARHHRNAALRALDFMLGWFLDPLTYGDYPHSMQFLVGKRLPKFTKEQSELVKWSFDFIGLNYYTTNYAAYAAHLNSGNASYSKDSLANLTTERNGIPIGPSES, translated from the exons ATGGCATTTCAAGGCTATCGACTACTTCTAGGCCTCCTGGTCTTTGTTGGCTCATTGATTGATAATAGCATTGCTGTTAAACTAAGGCATCACACTGCTTCACTCAACCGGAGCAGTTTTCCGGCGGGTTTCATTTTCGGAACTGCATCGGCGGCTTACCAG TATGAAGGTGCAGCACATGAAGGTGGCAGAGGACCAAGTATATGGGATACTTACGCCCATAGATATCCag GAAGGATAAAGGATGGCAGTAATGGAGATGTCGCAGTTGACCAATATCATCACTATAAG GAAGATGTTGGGATTATGAAGGAGATGGGTTTAGATGCTTACAGGTTCTCCATCTCATGGTCCCGAGTGTTGCCAA AAGGAAAGCTAAGTGGGGGTGTGAACAGGAAAGGaatcaaatattacaacaacCTCATCAATGAGCTCCTGAATAATG GTCTAAAGCCCTTTGTGACACTTTTTCATTTGGATCTTCCCCAAGCCTTAGAAGATGAGTATGGAGGTTTCTTAAGTCCTCAAATTGT TGATGACTTTCGGGATTACGTTGAGCTTTGCTTCAAGGAATTTGGTGACCGTGTAAAGCATTGGATCACACTAAATGAGCCATGGAGCTGCAGTGTTGGTGGTTATGCAAGCGGGCAAATAGCACCTGGTCGATGTTCTAGTTGGTTAAATATGAACTGCACCGGTGGAGATTCAGGCACAGAGCCATATTTGGTCGCCCATTACCAGCTTCTCGCTCATGCAGCCGCTGTTCAAGCGTATAAGCAAAAATATCAG GCAGCGCAAAAAGGTGTTATAGGGATAACGCTAAATTCCCATTGGATGATTCCATTCTCTAATGCCAGGCACCATCGTAATGCCGCGCTACGTGCCCTCGATTTCATGTTGGGTTG GTTTTTGGACCCTTTGACATATGGTGACTATCCCCATAGCATGCAATTTCTCGTTGGAAAGCGATTACCCAAGTTTACCAAAGAGCAATCAGAGCTGGTAAAATGGTCATTTGACTTCATCGGATTAAACTACTATACTACCAATTATGCAGCCTACGCAGCTCACCTTAATTCTGGAAATGCAAGCTACTCAAAAGATTCTCTTGCTAACCTTACGA CTGAGCGCAACGGGATCCCCATTGGTCCATCG GAAAGCTAG
- the LOC132163489 gene encoding beta-glucosidase 13-like isoform X1: MAFQGYRLLLGLLVFVGSLIDNSIAVKLRHHTASLNRSSFPAGFIFGTASAAYQYEGAAHEGGRGPSIWDTYAHRYPGRIKDGSNGDVAVDQYHHYKEDVGIMKEMGLDAYRFSISWSRVLPKGKLSGGVNRKGIKYYNNLINELLNNGLKPFVTLFHLDLPQALEDEYGGFLSPQIVDDFRDYVELCFKEFGDRVKHWITLNEPWSCSVGGYASGQIAPGRCSSWLNMNCTGGDSGTEPYLVAHYQLLAHAAAVQAYKQKYQAAQKGVIGITLNSHWMIPFSNARHHRNAALRALDFMLGWFLDPLTYGDYPHSMQFLVGKRLPKFTKEQSELVKWSFDFIGLNYYTTNYAAYAAHLNSGNASYSKDSLANLTTERNGIPIGPSAASDWLRVYPRGFLDLLLYMKEKYHNPLIYITENGIDEVNNATLSLEEALVDNQRIEYYYSHLWYLRKAIKDGVNIKGYFAWSLLDNFEWNAGYTVRFGINYVDYKNGLKRHPKLSARWFKNFLKK; the protein is encoded by the exons ATGGCATTTCAAGGCTATCGACTACTTCTAGGCCTCCTGGTCTTTGTTGGCTCATTGATTGATAATAGCATTGCTGTTAAACTAAGGCATCACACTGCTTCACTCAACCGGAGCAGTTTTCCGGCGGGTTTCATTTTCGGAACTGCATCGGCGGCTTACCAG TATGAAGGTGCAGCACATGAAGGTGGCAGAGGACCAAGTATATGGGATACTTACGCCCATAGATATCCag GAAGGATAAAGGATGGCAGTAATGGAGATGTCGCAGTTGACCAATATCATCACTATAAG GAAGATGTTGGGATTATGAAGGAGATGGGTTTAGATGCTTACAGGTTCTCCATCTCATGGTCCCGAGTGTTGCCAA AAGGAAAGCTAAGTGGGGGTGTGAACAGGAAAGGaatcaaatattacaacaacCTCATCAATGAGCTCCTGAATAATG GTCTAAAGCCCTTTGTGACACTTTTTCATTTGGATCTTCCCCAAGCCTTAGAAGATGAGTATGGAGGTTTCTTAAGTCCTCAAATTGT TGATGACTTTCGGGATTACGTTGAGCTTTGCTTCAAGGAATTTGGTGACCGTGTAAAGCATTGGATCACACTAAATGAGCCATGGAGCTGCAGTGTTGGTGGTTATGCAAGCGGGCAAATAGCACCTGGTCGATGTTCTAGTTGGTTAAATATGAACTGCACCGGTGGAGATTCAGGCACAGAGCCATATTTGGTCGCCCATTACCAGCTTCTCGCTCATGCAGCCGCTGTTCAAGCGTATAAGCAAAAATATCAG GCAGCGCAAAAAGGTGTTATAGGGATAACGCTAAATTCCCATTGGATGATTCCATTCTCTAATGCCAGGCACCATCGTAATGCCGCGCTACGTGCCCTCGATTTCATGTTGGGTTG GTTTTTGGACCCTTTGACATATGGTGACTATCCCCATAGCATGCAATTTCTCGTTGGAAAGCGATTACCCAAGTTTACCAAAGAGCAATCAGAGCTGGTAAAATGGTCATTTGACTTCATCGGATTAAACTACTATACTACCAATTATGCAGCCTACGCAGCTCACCTTAATTCTGGAAATGCAAGCTACTCAAAAGATTCTCTTGCTAACCTTACGA CTGAGCGCAACGGGATCCCCATTGGTCCATCG GCTGCGTCAGATTGGCTCCGTGTCTATCCTAGAGGATTTCTGGATCTTTTGCTTTACATGAAGGAGAAGTATCATAATCCACTAATCTATATTACCGAGAatg GGATTGATGAGGTGAATAATGCCACCTTGTCCCTTGAGGAAGCCCTAGTGGACAACCAAAGAATTGAGTATTATTATAGCCATCTTTGGTATCTTCGCAAGGCTATTAA agaTGGCGTAAATATTAAAGGATACTTTGCATGGTCATTGCTAGACAACTTTGAATGGAATGCGGGTTACACAGTTCGGTTTGGCATAAACTATGTAGATTATAAGAACGGATTGAAAAGACATCCAAAGCTTTCAGCCCGTTGGTTCAAGAATTTCCTCAAGAAATAG